The following coding sequences are from one Primulina eburnea isolate SZY01 chromosome 15, ASM2296580v1, whole genome shotgun sequence window:
- the LOC140813900 gene encoding transcription factor bHLH130-like, translating into MSRTGNSSSFLFPNSSSNIKNISAEGEFLRSKESMGSDLFGNQQNQEHCCGLARYRTAPGSFLATLLESTADNNSSTGDDSEALFSAFLDNGHLDLNQMQCSMKQEIGGEMGYVGSYSVGMESQVHKVNNNGSNLARQTSSPAGFLSELGSMGGLGNYRIQNHAEHNSSRGMNNQINFSSPPSTTTSRFMPAIPENCNESIITTSSVDKRSAQSTHIIDSREYEPWNDSSFNVLKRTRDGDLKMFSGFNGLENQNEEITRKKPPGLVHHLSLPNTSSNTVEMQKFLHFQQDTVPCQIRAKRGFATHPRSIAERMRRTRISEKMKKLQDLFPNMDKQTNTSDMLDLAVEYIKDLQKQVKILTDTRARCICSRGS; encoded by the exons ATGAGCAGAACAGGAAATAGCAGTAGCTTTCTTTTCCCTAACAGCAGCagcaatatcaagaatattTCAGCCGAGGGGGAGTTTTTAAGGAGCAAAGAATCGATGGGGTCGGATTTGTTTGGGAATCAGCAAAATCAAGAGCATTGTTGTGGGTTAGCGAGGTATCGAACTGCTCCGGGTTCGTTTCTCGCAACCCTCCTGGAATCCACCGCGGACAATAACAGCAGCACCGGTGATGATTCTGAAGCTCTCTTTTCTGCTTTCTTGGATAACGGGCACCTTGATCTGAACCAGATGCAGTGTTCGATGAAGCAGGAGATTGGCGGGGAGATGGGGTATGTGGGATCTTATTCTGTGGGAATGGAGAGTCAAGTTCATAAGGTGAATAATAATGGCTCAAATCTTGCTAGGCAAACGAGTTCTCCTGCTGGATTTCTCTCTG AATTAGGTTCAATGGGAGGATTGGGAAATTACAGAATCCAAAATCACGCGGAACACAATTCATCAAGAGGTATGAACAATCAAATCAACTTTTCATCGCCCCCATCTACTACAACCTCAAGGTTCATGCCCGCAATACCCGAGAACTGCAATGAGAGCATAATCACAACTAGCTCCGTAGACAAACGATCGGCACAGAGTACACACATTATTGACAGCAGAGAATACGAGCCGTGGAATGATTCTTCTTTCAATGTTTTGAAAAGAACTCGAGATGGTGATTTGAAGATGTTTTCCGGTTTCAATGGATTGGAAAATCAG aatGAGGAAATTACTAGGAAGAAACCTCCTGGTTTAGTTCATCATTTGAGCTTGCCAAATACATCTTCTAATACTGTCGAAATGCAGAAGTTCTTGCACTTTCAACAAGACACTGTACCTTGTCAAATCCGGGCCAAACGAGGTTTCGCCACTCATCCGAGAAGCATAGCCGAAAGG ATGAGGCGGACCAGAATAAGTGAAAAAATGAAGAAGCTgcaagatcttttcccaaatatGGACAAG CAAACAAATACATCAGATATGCTAGACCTGGCAGTTGAGTACATTAAAGACTTGCAAAAACAAGTCAAG ATACTCACGGATACGAGGGCGAGGTGCATCTGTTCACGAGGATCGTAA